The following are from one region of the Methanospirillum hungatei genome:
- a CDS encoding SagB/ThcOx family dehydrogenase: MLSDSGWTGRKFLQETLYRDSHIKVEEEPKTRVCGVCEPNQTLIPLPEINKIAVDPVILWDALDDRQTIRTYSDEEMHKWELSLLLHYTQGVREKKNGSHFRTVPSAGALHPFETRIIVNRVSGLEPGIYRYLPLDHALVHEECHSGDHQSLCHVCKNPNLISSSAISFIWTAVPERMIWKFGPRGWRYLFIEAGHICQNLYVACAALSLGVCAIGSYNDDDINCILGIDGDSEFCIYLASVGKTK, from the coding sequence ATGCTATCTGACTCCGGATGGACTGGACGCAAGTTTTTACAGGAAACCCTGTACCGCGATTCACATATAAAAGTTGAAGAGGAACCAAAAACCCGCGTATGTGGTGTTTGTGAACCAAACCAGACTCTCATTCCCTTACCGGAAATTAATAAAATAGCTGTTGATCCTGTAATTTTATGGGATGCTCTTGATGATCGCCAGACAATACGTACCTATTCTGATGAAGAGATGCATAAATGGGAGTTATCACTTCTCCTTCACTATACTCAGGGTGTCAGAGAGAAAAAAAATGGTTCTCATTTCAGAACTGTGCCTTCAGCTGGCGCATTGCACCCATTTGAAACACGCATTATTGTAAACAGAGTCAGTGGACTTGAGCCAGGCATATACCGATATCTTCCTCTTGACCATGCTCTCGTTCATGAAGAATGCCATTCTGGAGATCATCAGTCTTTATGCCATGTGTGCAAAAACCCGAACCTGATTTCATCATCAGCTATATCATTTATATGGACTGCAGTTCCGGAGAGGATGATCTGGAAATTCGGACCTCGTGGGTGGAGATATCTGTTTATAGAGGCGGGTCATATTTGTCAAAATTTATATGTAGCGTGTGCTGCCCTGTCACTTGGAGTATGTGCGATTGGATCGTACAATGATGATGACATAAATTGTATCCTGGGTATTGATGGAGATAGTGAATTTTGTATCTATCTTGCGTCAGTTGGAAAAACAAAATAA
- a CDS encoding small ribosomal subunit Rsm22 family protein: protein MTDKKTKNDFIQKFVEKKNNARKKKKDKKKNIQPEKATKTGNLRIPSRLERLFEQYIEIKTGKPVDSPQIIEKIKNSILAQKAGYWNKSPHAKYGKAYDVFAYMAYQAPGYIIQFKSILKILENDKVLAKDLVVLDLGTGPGVVPLSLIWYMKEKRSGTLTIHAIEQSEEFLEAFRYLISSFATESSIKTGIISHTDIKSVPESIPDELNLITCQNVLAELSDMSNSEKVTLLMKYISHLSDDGFLVIVEPAELRHSTQLRILQKELEKAGLYVYSPCRYLHDGSCNPENCWSFLELPLMKSTRLMDLLSQDKDGYRFVNTDIKCSYSILSKKPRPLISHVGMEELIPFYSLEDYLGEKISVAGVKLSNDIGTRDFAIFLICDGTGSHKVYLIIPRTLKTEEVKMARYANYGDILRIDNVRVRWNPKKNSYNLVSGTRTRVSAMNK from the coding sequence ATGACCGATAAAAAAACTAAGAACGATTTTATACAAAAATTTGTAGAAAAAAAGAATAATGCACGGAAAAAAAAGAAAGATAAGAAAAAAAATATTCAGCCAGAAAAAGCTACGAAAACCGGAAATTTAAGGATACCATCGCGATTAGAGCGATTATTTGAACAATATATTGAAATTAAAACAGGAAAACCTGTTGATTCACCTCAAATCATCGAAAAAATTAAAAATTCTATCCTTGCTCAAAAGGCAGGATATTGGAATAAGAGTCCACACGCAAAATATGGAAAAGCATATGATGTATTTGCATACATGGCTTATCAGGCTCCAGGATACATCATCCAATTTAAATCTATTTTAAAAATTCTTGAAAACGATAAAGTATTAGCAAAAGATCTCGTGGTGCTCGACCTTGGTACTGGTCCGGGTGTTGTACCTCTGTCATTGATTTGGTACATGAAGGAAAAAAGATCAGGAACCCTTACAATACATGCAATTGAACAATCTGAAGAATTTTTAGAGGCATTCAGATATTTAATTTCATCATTCGCTACAGAGTCATCTATTAAAACCGGAATTATTTCACATACTGATATAAAGTCAGTTCCAGAATCAATTCCTGATGAACTGAATCTCATAACATGTCAAAATGTTCTCGCAGAATTATCAGACATGAGTAATTCTGAGAAGGTAACACTTCTGATGAAATACATCTCACATTTATCAGATGATGGCTTTCTCGTAATAGTAGAACCAGCTGAACTCAGGCATTCAACACAATTGAGAATTCTCCAAAAGGAATTAGAAAAAGCCGGACTATATGTATACAGTCCTTGTAGATATCTCCATGATGGGAGTTGTAATCCGGAAAACTGTTGGTCATTTCTTGAACTTCCCTTGATGAAGTCTACAAGATTAATGGACTTGTTGTCACAGGATAAAGATGGATACCGGTTCGTGAACACTGACATTAAATGTTCTTATAGCATCCTATCAAAAAAACCAAGACCCTTGATATCACATGTAGGAATGGAAGAACTCATTCCATTCTATTCTCTTGAGGATTATCTGGGAGAAAAAATAAGTGTTGCTGGGGTAAAATTGTCAAACGACATAGGAACCAGAGATTTTGCAATTTTTCTAATATGTGACGGAACAGGATCACATAAAGTGTACTTGATAATTCCCAGGACATTGAAAACAGAAGAAGTAAAAATGGCGCGATATGCGAATTATGGTGACATCTTAAGGATCGATAATGTCAGGGTCAGATGGAATCCGAAAAAAAATTCATACAATCTTGTTTCAGGAACACGGACACGTGTTTCTGCAATGAATAAATAG
- a CDS encoding ParA family protein, with translation MQIGGILKNMGRSVLIVDTDPQANATLGLGVYPESVYKNIYHYYLQQCSDKKNSISLSEYIIKTISGIDLIPSHLDLVGAESILYQNPERYHILSHGITPLKMKYDHILIDTPPFLGQFLMNGMIASDKSVIVFSSDIFAIAGYDHLNLVISDIKDVLGIKIHIGMAILNRWMESKEKSDSFISRLASFFNMNIETKMSSLQEIRNQLESRVRIDIPEVVLVAEGKEISRSIKQGIPLITLAPDDPAVPGFTQASKIIDGWITGGQ, from the coding sequence TTGCAAATTGGAGGAATATTAAAGAATATGGGAAGATCAGTATTAATCGTAGATACAGATCCCCAGGCAAATGCAACACTTGGTCTTGGTGTTTATCCAGAATCGGTTTATAAAAATATTTATCATTATTATTTACAACAATGTTCGGATAAAAAAAATTCAATTTCTCTTTCAGAATACATCATTAAAACCATTTCCGGTATTGATTTGATTCCATCTCACCTGGATTTAGTTGGTGCAGAATCGATCCTTTATCAAAATCCAGAACGATATCACATTCTTTCTCATGGAATTACCCCACTAAAAATGAAATATGATCATATTCTTATTGATACTCCCCCATTTCTTGGACAATTTCTCATGAATGGAATGATTGCATCTGATAAATCAGTGATAGTCTTTTCTTCAGATATATTTGCTATCGCAGGGTATGACCACCTAAATCTTGTTATTTCGGATATTAAAGATGTATTAGGAATTAAAATCCACATAGGAATGGCTATATTAAACAGGTGGATGGAATCAAAAGAAAAATCTGATTCTTTCATTTCAAGATTAGCTTCTTTTTTCAACATGAACATTGAAACAAAAATGAGTTCATTACAAGAAATACGTAACCAACTTGAAAGTCGCGTTCGGATTGATATTCCTGAAGTGGTATTGGTGGCAGAAGGCAAGGAAATATCTCGATCTATAAAACAGGGAATTCCTCTGATAACTCTGGCTCCCGATGATCCGGCGGTGCCAGGATTTACACAAGCATCAAAAATTATTGATGGATGGATAACCGGAGGGCAATAA
- a CDS encoding chemotaxis protein CheW, translating to MQREHEYTGRKGLFTITSEEAKQKEIITHDENLEEIIAKISLYKDGDFPTVPEKFIALLERIQKDAESITNANQEIHSIQGELQKLTEEQASLKKEHESYLSDLISAHTEFDRSLEIFQYHEIPMVIVGKDQQVMDANDKFCSIFAVERSEIIRQFPLITRYIPEQKPFIAPDEKKYTTVSLKPPILPFDHEAVSLELLIQHSSKEKFSDIEKIPYQILENALNETLLPVTIVDEYNIVQFVNPALLFQLAREKQFVTRRDIASCGFDGEIVEKINEVRVSWTRQEFQTSIYHRDNTIIHVWTQLIPLEYNENKYILIVLLPDDEEPEPILTQEYPKSTSISSTYVKTLIDINPNPIVLFDSDTKIVHANEGVSELIGVSSDLLKNQKLSDIGFQIPDASLITGDIEILPDEICIESPYGVQCYSGLLIPGNSEEGSSSILILQPPLHSEENPQNDTQTENVPVELPSPEMSVDSTEKISSSISLYMSFSIPLILIDNENKMQMNEEFLVWSGITYEKFSEYEQGIFLLLEELVKQPDKICTFSFPHGKKSFRINIQNKSGEQSLQIYWFIDQTREYEHISELQSQVESVKKELTTVRNSLSNEQVSIKNSENLIDQIDIVEFELSGSRYAMDIGMVREVVEMLPITPLPKTPPYIIGIINLRGEVTHVVDLAILLGEGIKKDRTGQKIIIVPPDAAHGEHLGIVVDNVRSVTEIGVKQVTALGEEINNRIQTRIKGIIKVTHDDLIDKREGTEKDANLVIWLDMKEILNRLAGFH from the coding sequence ATGCAACGGGAACACGAATATACTGGTAGAAAAGGACTTTTCACGATTACCTCAGAGGAGGCAAAGCAAAAAGAAATTATAACTCATGATGAAAATCTCGAGGAGATAATTGCAAAAATCTCTTTATATAAAGACGGAGATTTCCCTACAGTACCAGAGAAGTTTATTGCCTTATTAGAACGCATCCAAAAAGATGCAGAATCAATTACAAATGCCAATCAAGAAATACACTCTATCCAAGGTGAATTACAGAAATTAACTGAAGAGCAAGCATCATTAAAAAAAGAACATGAATCTTATCTATCGGATTTAATTTCTGCTCATACGGAATTTGACAGATCACTAGAAATATTTCAATATCATGAAATCCCGATGGTCATTGTTGGAAAAGACCAACAGGTAATGGATGCAAACGATAAATTCTGTTCAATTTTTGCTGTTGAAAGAAGTGAAATTATAAGACAATTCCCTCTTATTACCAGATATATACCGGAACAAAAACCATTTATCGCTCCGGACGAGAAAAAATACACAACAGTTTCTTTAAAACCACCCATCCTTCCTTTTGATCATGAAGCTGTTTCATTAGAGCTTCTTATTCAGCATTCCAGTAAAGAGAAATTCAGTGATATCGAAAAAATTCCATATCAAATTTTAGAAAATGCCCTCAATGAAACACTTCTTCCAGTTACCATTGTTGATGAATATAATATCGTTCAATTTGTTAATCCGGCACTTTTATTTCAATTGGCAAGAGAAAAGCAATTCGTAACCCGAAGAGATATTGCAAGCTGTGGTTTTGACGGTGAAATTGTTGAAAAAATTAATGAAGTACGGGTATCCTGGACTCGACAGGAATTCCAGACATCAATTTATCACCGTGATAATACAATAATCCACGTTTGGACACAGTTAATCCCTCTTGAATACAACGAAAATAAATATATTCTAATTGTCCTATTGCCTGATGATGAAGAACCTGAGCCAATACTAACCCAAGAATATCCAAAATCTACATCCATCTCTTCTACATATGTTAAAACTCTGATAGATATCAATCCTAATCCAATTGTTTTGTTTGACTCTGACACAAAAATAGTGCATGCAAATGAAGGAGTATCTGAATTAATCGGTGTTTCATCAGATCTACTAAAAAATCAGAAACTCTCTGATATTGGATTTCAAATACCCGATGCCTCATTGATTACCGGAGATATTGAAATTCTGCCAGATGAAATTTGTATTGAATCTCCATATGGCGTTCAATGTTATTCTGGTCTGTTAATACCAGGAAATTCTGAAGAAGGATCTTCCTCCATTCTCATTTTACAACCACCACTCCATAGTGAAGAAAATCCTCAAAACGACACACAAACAGAAAATGTACCTGTTGAGTTACCATCACCAGAAATGAGTGTTGATTCAACTGAAAAAATATCATCATCGATATCACTCTATATGTCTTTTTCCATTCCGCTCATCCTCATCGACAATGAAAATAAAATGCAGATGAATGAAGAATTTTTAGTGTGGAGTGGGATAACATACGAAAAATTTTCAGAATATGAACAGGGGATTTTTTTATTATTGGAGGAGTTAGTAAAGCAACCAGATAAAATTTGCACATTTTCATTCCCTCATGGAAAGAAATCTTTCCGAATCAATATTCAAAATAAATCAGGAGAACAATCTCTTCAAATTTACTGGTTTATTGACCAGACCCGGGAGTATGAACATATCTCTGAATTACAATCACAAGTTGAATCTGTGAAAAAAGAATTGACAACTGTCAGAAATTCCCTATCTAATGAACAAGTATCAATAAAAAACTCAGAAAACCTGATTGACCAGATTGATATTGTTGAATTTGAATTATCCGGCAGTCGTTATGCAATGGATATTGGAATGGTACGGGAAGTTGTTGAGATGCTTCCTATTACACCCCTGCCAAAAACCCCTCCCTATATAATAGGAATCATTAATTTACGCGGTGAGGTAACTCATGTTGTTGATCTCGCTATTTTGCTTGGGGAAGGTATAAAAAAGGATAGAACAGGACAGAAGATCATTATTGTTCCCCCCGATGCAGCTCATGGGGAACATTTAGGAATAGTTGTGGATAATGTTCGGAGTGTAACAGAGATTGGAGTAAAACAGGTTACTGCCCTTGGTGAAGAGATCAATAACAGAATTCAAACCCGTATAAAGGGTATTATTAAGGTCACACATGATGATCTAATAGATAAGCGTGAAGGAACAGAGAAAGATGCAAACCTTGTAATCTGGCTTGACATGAAAGAAATTTTAAATAGATTGGCAGGATTTCATTAA
- the hisF gene encoding imidazole glycerol phosphate synthase subunit HisF, translating to MTLTRRIIPCLDIKDGRVVKGTNFLGLRDAGDPVELACRYNKQGADEVVFLDITASKENRGMILEVIQRAADELFLPLTVGGGIRTLDDVQKTLRAGADKVSMNTSAVQNPSLISEASTSFGTQCIVVAIDVKRRTQMESDKTPVLLPDGTSCWYEVVTHGGSKPTGIDAIAWAKEAENRGAGEILLTSMETDGTKEGFDIPITAAISNAVGIPVIASGGVGTMEHFYDGFVNGKADAALAASVFHYGEMTVAEVKEYLTKRGIAIRPPGQ from the coding sequence ATGACTCTTACCCGGAGAATAATTCCTTGTCTGGATATAAAAGATGGACGTGTAGTCAAAGGAACAAATTTTCTAGGACTTCGGGATGCTGGTGATCCGGTAGAACTTGCCTGTAGGTATAATAAACAAGGCGCTGATGAGGTTGTTTTTCTGGATATCACTGCATCTAAGGAGAACAGAGGAATGATTCTTGAAGTAATTCAACGAGCAGCTGATGAACTCTTTCTTCCACTCACCGTTGGAGGAGGGATCCGTACACTTGACGATGTTCAAAAAACACTTCGAGCAGGTGCAGATAAAGTCTCGATGAATACCAGTGCAGTTCAAAATCCCTCTCTAATTTCAGAAGCATCAACTTCCTTCGGAACTCAATGTATTGTTGTAGCAATTGATGTGAAACGAAGAACTCAGATGGAATCAGATAAAACGCCCGTTCTTCTTCCAGATGGCACATCTTGCTGGTATGAAGTTGTGACACATGGAGGTTCAAAACCAACCGGAATAGATGCCATCGCTTGGGCAAAAGAAGCAGAAAATCGTGGAGCCGGAGAAATTTTGCTTACTTCAATGGAAACGGACGGAACGAAAGAAGGATTTGATATCCCTATCACCGCGGCAATATCTAATGCAGTGGGTATTCCGGTTATCGCTTCCGGAGGTGTTGGAACGATGGAACATTTTTATGATGGTTTTGTTAATGGAAAAGCGGATGCTGCTCTTGCTGCCAGCGTATTTCACTATGGAGAGATGACAGTTGCAGAAGTAAAAGAGTACCTCACAAAAAGAGGAATCGCAATTCGTCCTCCAGGACAATAA
- a CDS encoding tetratricopeptide repeat protein, whose amino-acid sequence MSDEDPIKILQVRFAKGEITSEQYEQMLSYLVRDISSFQYNFQNKKSDTKPDLPESKTHIQISVLPESHINPEYDNSEEPVSSLTEPERIKVKEIATEIANSEEPVTSDTEFSGDKETKDDDESIPDEDFAAGTVLDTTVSNEQIESIEISEEVVEEISDQKTSPDKLLSQEDLGDVCYRTAVNLVQAGEFDKAYPFIEKSLTIQPDLTLSWLYKGFIHHNRKEFEEAIICFDKVVKKEPTQIRAWLFKGYSLFHRHQDEKALECFDIVLKDDKNHLRSLIYKGYCLKNLSRYREASTTFDTAIHLNPKDIILRLNKGICLFEDKQYYDALSAFDKVLELDKRNLSAWLFKIRSLIRMDRIQEAFQSSGKLLEIQPKEVSVWLARADLLIKMKKVEEALEATRKSLLLDKWNPDTWSLRGLCFYKLGKFNEALQCYDNALKINARHPDAMKNRAVCLHKLKRHDDTLDYYDYVITINPKKIEAWFNRGLILHKSKNYENALQSYNKVIELDKYHIKAYFNKGLIHRQLEQYFEALESFTKATGVDPTFASAWYHMGLIYTDLVRHKDALQCYDKTLKLNPKHVGALLNKGVILEDAGLKREAFLCFQKAANLDTKIAASIKGRFVH is encoded by the coding sequence ATGTCAGATGAAGACCCAATAAAAATATTACAGGTACGCTTTGCAAAAGGAGAAATTACATCTGAGCAATATGAGCAGATGCTTTCATATCTCGTCCGAGATATTTCGTCATTTCAGTATAATTTTCAAAATAAAAAATCTGATACCAAACCAGACCTACCTGAAAGCAAAACTCATATTCAAATTTCTGTTTTACCTGAATCTCATATAAATCCTGAATATGATAATTCTGAAGAACCAGTTTCATCACTAACTGAACCGGAACGCATAAAAGTAAAAGAAATTGCAACAGAGATTGCAAATTCTGAAGAACCGGTGACATCCGATACAGAATTTTCTGGAGATAAAGAAACAAAGGATGATGATGAATCAATTCCGGATGAAGATTTTGCCGCTGGAACAGTATTAGATACAACGGTATCCAATGAACAAATTGAATCAATAGAGATATCAGAAGAAGTAGTTGAAGAAATTTCTGATCAAAAAACATCTCCAGATAAATTATTATCTCAGGAAGATCTTGGAGATGTATGTTATCGGACAGCTGTAAATCTGGTTCAGGCAGGAGAATTTGATAAAGCGTACCCCTTTATAGAGAAATCATTAACCATTCAACCGGATCTCACATTATCATGGTTATACAAAGGTTTTATTCATCATAACCGGAAGGAATTCGAAGAGGCAATCATCTGCTTTGATAAGGTGGTAAAAAAAGAGCCTACTCAGATAAGAGCATGGCTTTTTAAGGGGTACAGTCTTTTTCACCGTCATCAGGATGAAAAAGCACTGGAATGTTTTGACATCGTATTGAAGGATGATAAAAACCATCTTCGGTCTTTAATCTACAAAGGATATTGTCTAAAAAATCTAAGTCGATATCGGGAAGCAAGTACAACTTTTGATACTGCAATCCATCTCAATCCAAAAGATATTATTTTACGTCTGAATAAAGGGATTTGCCTGTTTGAAGATAAACAGTACTATGATGCTTTAAGTGCGTTTGACAAAGTCCTAGAGCTTGATAAAAGAAATTTATCAGCATGGCTTTTTAAAATTCGTAGTCTTATCAGAATGGACAGAATTCAGGAAGCATTTCAGAGTTCTGGTAAATTACTAGAAATTCAGCCGAAAGAAGTCAGCGTGTGGCTTGCACGTGCTGATCTTCTCATAAAAATGAAAAAGGTTGAAGAAGCGCTCGAGGCTACCAGAAAGAGTCTGTTATTAGATAAATGGAATCCGGATACCTGGTCACTTCGAGGTCTTTGTTTTTATAAATTGGGGAAATTTAACGAAGCACTACAGTGTTATGATAATGCTCTAAAAATCAATGCAAGGCATCCTGATGCGATGAAGAATAGAGCAGTATGCCTTCATAAATTAAAACGACATGATGATACCCTTGATTATTACGATTATGTAATAACAATAAATCCAAAAAAAATAGAAGCATGGTTTAACCGAGGATTAATCCTTCATAAATCAAAAAACTACGAGAATGCACTACAATCATATAATAAAGTAATCGAACTGGATAAATACCATATTAAAGCATACTTCAATAAAGGCTTGATCCATCGTCAGCTCGAACAATATTTTGAAGCACTTGAATCATTTACGAAAGCCACCGGTGTTGATCCCACATTTGCATCAGCGTGGTATCATATGGGACTTATTTACACCGATCTTGTCAGGCATAAAGATGCTTTACAGTGTTATGATAAAACCTTAAAATTAAATCCAAAACATGTGGGAGCTCTTCTGAATAAAGGGGTAATATTAGAAGATGCTGGATTAAAAAGAGAGGCGTTTTTATGTTTCCAGAAGGCAGCAAATTTGGATACAAAAATTGCTGCTTCAATTAAAGGAAGATTTGTTCATTAA
- a CDS encoding response regulator — protein sequence MNSSQDTSIDTSITGLMVVDDDEDILFTVYSLFKKRPFPILLAHSGQECLNYLQKGFKGVILMDIMMPGLDGWETIQEIVNRDMMHDLIISMFTAKDVPDTSLDHLKEYVFDYITKPFEPENLIALVDDYLTMLN from the coding sequence ATGAATTCCTCACAGGATACAAGTATAGATACTTCAATTACTGGTCTCATGGTTGTTGATGATGATGAGGATATTCTTTTTACTGTTTATTCTTTATTTAAAAAAAGGCCATTCCCGATATTACTTGCGCATTCAGGACAGGAATGTCTGAATTACCTTCAGAAAGGGTTTAAAGGAGTGATTTTGATGGACATCATGATGCCCGGACTTGATGGGTGGGAGACTATCCAGGAGATCGTCAACCGGGATATGATGCATGATCTCATTATTTCTATGTTTACTGCAAAAGATGTTCCGGATACATCACTCGATCACTTGAAAGAATATGTCTTCGATTATATTACAAAACCATTTGAACCTGAAAACCTTATCGCGCTTGTTGATGATTACCTTACAATGTTAAATTAA
- a CDS encoding CheB methylesterase domain-containing protein, whose protein sequence is MNLFIIGSSTGGPRILFDIFTGIPVLPVAIVIVQHMPESTTSRFARRLSQLTSMEVIIPKSGEMLKHGSLYIAPGDNHLTLKNNDILLLNSSEKVNFVRPSIDVTMLSLSPDTRHSYTGIILSGMGSDGAYGLAHMKKIGATTIIQDPDTCTIRSMPEAALRATEVDKILTPAEIHSLLLSKKQ, encoded by the coding sequence ATGAATCTTTTTATTATTGGATCATCAACTGGTGGACCTAGAATTTTATTTGATATATTTACTGGTATTCCTGTTCTTCCGGTTGCAATTGTTATTGTGCAACATATGCCAGAGTCAACAACCTCTCGATTTGCACGTCGTCTCTCTCAACTCACTTCTATGGAGGTTATCATTCCGAAAAGTGGAGAGATGCTAAAGCATGGCTCTCTTTATATTGCTCCTGGAGATAATCATCTGACTCTTAAAAATAATGATATTCTTCTTCTTAACTCATCAGAAAAAGTAAATTTTGTCCGCCCATCTATTGATGTTACGATGTTGTCTCTCTCACCTGATACCCGGCATTCATATACAGGAATAATCCTGTCCGGGATGGGAAGTGATGGGGCCTATGGTCTTGCTCACATGAAAAAAATAGGTGCTACAACAATTATTCAGGATCCTGATACATGCACCATTCGAAGCATGCCTGAAGCAGCTCTAAGGGCCACAGAAGTTGATAAAATCTTAACTCCTGCCGAAATTCATTCGTTGTTATTATCAAAAAAACAGTGA
- a CDS encoding adenosylhomocysteinase, giving the protein MESGELKIEWARQYMPVLNAISERFKKEKPFAGKVIGMALHVEAKTANLVKTLADGGAIVHITGCNPLSTQDDVSAALSRVPNVFCYAKRGCSVDEYYQAIDTVLDAKPVITIDDGMDLIHRLHTVRTDVLQQVIGGCEETTTGIHRLRAMASEGKLKFPVIAVNDTPMKHYFDNVHGTGESALTAIMATTNSLIAGKWIVVAGFGFCGRGLARKASALGAKVIVTEIDPRRALEAHMEGFHVMSMSQAASIGDIFITTTGNRDVITGDHMSVMKSGVILSNAGHFNIEIDGIWLSSHADRIEEREGIHSYHFGGKVIHLLAEGRLVNLAVPKGMGHPIEVMDLSFALQALSTEYLALHYSDLKPDVHQVPDEIDRTVASYKLSSLNLSIDSLSHDQQEYMSSWDHGT; this is encoded by the coding sequence ATGGAATCTGGGGAATTAAAAATCGAATGGGCAAGACAATACATGCCTGTCCTGAATGCAATATCTGAACGATTTAAGAAAGAAAAACCGTTTGCTGGAAAAGTCATTGGTATGGCCCTGCATGTGGAGGCAAAAACAGCAAATTTAGTAAAAACCCTTGCAGATGGGGGTGCAATAGTTCATATCACAGGATGTAATCCGCTTTCAACACAGGATGATGTATCCGCTGCTTTAAGTAGAGTTCCGAATGTTTTTTGCTATGCAAAGCGCGGCTGCTCTGTTGATGAATACTATCAAGCGATTGACACCGTTCTCGATGCAAAACCAGTCATCACTATAGATGATGGAATGGATTTAATTCACCGTCTTCATACAGTCCGTACTGATGTTTTGCAACAGGTAATCGGGGGTTGTGAAGAAACCACTACAGGTATTCACAGGCTTCGTGCAATGGCCTCCGAGGGAAAACTAAAATTTCCGGTCATCGCTGTGAATGATACTCCAATGAAACACTACTTTGATAATGTTCATGGAACCGGAGAAAGTGCTCTTACTGCCATTATGGCAACTACAAATTCATTGATTGCTGGTAAATGGATTGTTGTTGCTGGGTTTGGTTTTTGTGGAAGAGGACTTGCACGAAAAGCATCAGCTTTAGGAGCAAAAGTTATTGTTACAGAGATTGATCCACGAAGGGCTCTTGAAGCACATATGGAAGGATTCCATGTAATGTCAATGAGTCAAGCAGCTTCAATTGGTGATATATTTATTACAACGACAGGGAACCGGGATGTTATAACCGGAGATCACATGTCTGTTATGAAATCTGGTGTTATTCTCTCAAATGCCGGACATTTCAATATTGAGATTGATGGGATCTGGCTATCTTCACATGCTGACAGAATTGAGGAACGGGAAGGTATTCATTCATACCATTTCGGCGGAAAAGTGATTCATCTTCTTGCAGAGGGCAGACTTGTCAATCTGGCAGTTCCAAAAGGGATGGGACATCCTATTGAAGTGATGGATCTCTCTTTCGCATTACAAGCTCTCAGCACTGAGTATCTTGCATTACATTACTCAGACCTCAAACCAGATGTACATCAGGTACCTGATGAGATTGACCGCACAGTTGCGTCCTATAAACTTTCTTCATTGAATCTGTCAATAGATTCACTATCACATGACCAGCAGGAATATATGAGCAGCTGGGATCACGGAACTTAA